The Vulgatibacter sp. genome window below encodes:
- a CDS encoding ATP-binding protein, whose amino-acid sequence MRATRRVLLSWSSGKDCAWALHELRRDPTVEVIGLLTVIDEGAGHVPMHHTPRDLVRMQASRTGLPLHEVHWTADATGAAYEREMRAALERIRALGATDVAFGDIFLADLRAERERKMRETGLGVLFPLWNRDTGELAREMIRGGLRARITYVDTDVLPVELLGREFDRSFLSELPGSVDPCGEHGEFHSLAFAGPMFSSPIDFRVEEAAGRHLRLGRPTG is encoded by the coding sequence ATGCGAGCAACGAGGCGCGTGCTTCTGTCGTGGAGCAGCGGCAAGGACTGCGCCTGGGCGCTGCACGAGCTCCGGCGCGATCCCACCGTCGAGGTCATCGGCCTCCTGACGGTGATCGACGAGGGGGCGGGGCACGTCCCGATGCACCACACGCCCCGGGATCTCGTTCGAATGCAGGCAAGTCGGACCGGGTTGCCGCTGCACGAGGTCCATTGGACGGCCGACGCCACCGGCGCGGCGTATGAGCGCGAGATGCGCGCGGCGCTCGAGCGCATCCGCGCTCTCGGCGCGACCGACGTGGCGTTCGGCGACATCTTCCTCGCCGACCTGCGGGCCGAACGGGAGCGGAAGATGCGCGAGACGGGATTGGGCGTGCTCTTTCCCCTGTGGAATCGGGACACGGGCGAGCTGGCCCGGGAGATGATCCGCGGAGGGCTTCGGGCGCGCATCACGTACGTCGACACCGATGTCCTGCCCGTGGAGCTGCTCGGCCGGGAGTTCGACCGGTCCTTCCTCTCCGAGCTGCCGGGCAGCGTCGATCCCTGCGGGGAGCACGGCGAGTTCCACAGCCTGGCCTTCGCAGGCCCGATGTTCTCGTCGCCCATCGACTTCCGGGTCGAGGAAGCTGCCGGGCGCCATCTGCGGCTGGGCCGGCCCACGGGTTGA
- a CDS encoding phosphodiesterase → MKILWLSDLHVTAPGAPAPAGVDPNRRLRSALDHAVARHADADLLVITGDLVQGRSASAYPVLRGVLADLTIPVRLLLGNHDDRDAFFDAFPDAPRTDGYAQFMEKIGGYRVVYLDTLAADGKHHGELCARRLEWLERVLADGDEPTLIFMHHPPFDVGVPGLDALKLVDGDRFASVLQPAAVRQIFCGHLHRSVGGSWSGIPVSVIKSPHVGFALEMTERKLVRSDDAPGYGVVLADREGVVVHLEELTSPIERG, encoded by the coding sequence ATGAAGATCCTCTGGCTGTCGGACCTGCACGTGACGGCACCCGGCGCGCCTGCGCCCGCGGGCGTCGATCCCAATCGGCGCTTGCGCAGCGCTCTCGACCACGCGGTCGCGCGACACGCCGACGCCGATCTGCTGGTGATCACCGGAGACCTGGTCCAGGGTCGCAGTGCTTCGGCCTATCCCGTTCTTCGCGGGGTGCTGGCGGACCTGACCATCCCCGTGCGCCTGCTCCTCGGCAACCACGACGATCGGGACGCCTTCTTCGACGCATTCCCGGACGCACCGAGAACGGACGGGTATGCCCAGTTCATGGAGAAGATCGGCGGCTACAGGGTCGTCTACCTCGACACGCTCGCCGCCGACGGGAAGCACCATGGGGAGTTGTGCGCACGCCGTCTGGAGTGGCTCGAGCGCGTCCTGGCGGACGGAGACGAGCCGACGCTCATCTTCATGCACCATCCGCCCTTCGACGTGGGCGTCCCGGGGCTCGATGCCTTGAAGCTCGTCGACGGCGATCGATTCGCGTCGGTGCTGCAGCCGGCAGCCGTTCGTCAGATCTTCTGCGGCCACCTCCATCGATCGGTGGGCGGATCATGGAGTGGCATTCCGGTTTCCGTGATCAAGAGTCCACACGTCGGATTTGCGCTCGAGATGACGGAACGGAAGCTGGTGCGGAGCGACGACGCTCCCGGATACGGCGTGGTGCTCGCGGATAGGGAGGGCGTTGTCGTGCACCTCGAGGAACTCACGTCGCCGATCGAACGTGGATAG
- the arsH gene encoding arsenical resistance protein ArsH: MTNQMPNVSPADLEIPSQERLAPARHLVHRPRILLLYGSLRERSYSRLLTLEAERLLRHFGAETRVFDPRGLPPPDSVPTDHPKVVELRESSLWSEGQVWCSPERHGTLTSVFKSQIDWLPLESGGVRPTQGRTLAVMQVSGGSQSFNTVNALRVLGRWMRMVTIPNQSSVPKAFQEFDDAGRMRASPLYDRVVDVMEELVKFTLLVRERSDYLVDRYSERKAVRPAPETNDLSSIAMEHEAKRAGSSR, translated from the coding sequence ATGACGAATCAGATGCCCAATGTTTCGCCTGCGGATCTCGAGATCCCCTCGCAGGAGAGGCTCGCCCCGGCACGGCACCTGGTGCACCGGCCTCGCATCCTTCTGCTCTACGGATCGCTGCGGGAGCGATCGTACAGCCGGCTGCTCACCCTCGAGGCCGAGCGCCTGCTGCGGCACTTCGGTGCGGAGACCCGGGTCTTCGATCCCCGTGGGTTGCCGCCACCGGACAGCGTCCCGACCGACCATCCCAAGGTCGTCGAGCTGCGGGAGTCCTCGCTCTGGTCGGAAGGGCAGGTGTGGTGCTCGCCGGAGCGCCACGGCACGCTTACCAGCGTCTTCAAGAGCCAGATCGATTGGCTGCCGCTCGAGAGTGGCGGCGTGCGGCCGACGCAGGGGCGCACCCTGGCCGTGATGCAGGTGTCGGGGGGCTCGCAATCCTTCAACACGGTCAACGCGCTCCGCGTATTGGGTCGGTGGATGCGGATGGTGACGATCCCGAACCAATCGTCGGTGCCCAAGGCCTTCCAGGAGTTCGACGACGCCGGACGGATGCGCGCCTCTCCGCTCTACGACCGCGTCGTGGACGTCATGGAGGAACTGGTCAAATTCACGCTCCTGGTACGCGAGCGCTCCGACTATCTCGTCGATCGGTACAGCGAACGGAAGGCGGTCCGGCCGGCGCCGGAGACGAACGACCTCAGCTCCATCGCGATGGAGCACGAGGCGAAGCGAGCAGGATCGTCGCGATGA
- a CDS encoding MarR family winged helix-turn-helix transcriptional regulator, with protein sequence MTGASRIPVAQARELNEVLAALVHLLGMQSEEQVCCHDITLSEYRALRATSERGLPAIQDFVQDLGVSKSGATRIIDRLEKKGYVERVRDLHDDARFCCVRLLPAGERLVERIEAETIPQRQALLAAIDPSRRAEVLDALRVLQRAVQGLRPT encoded by the coding sequence ATGACCGGTGCATCCAGGATTCCCGTGGCCCAGGCGCGCGAGCTGAACGAGGTGCTCGCGGCTCTGGTGCATCTGCTCGGTATGCAGAGCGAAGAGCAGGTGTGTTGTCACGACATCACGCTCTCGGAATACCGGGCGCTGCGCGCGACCAGCGAGCGAGGGCTGCCCGCGATCCAGGATTTCGTGCAGGACCTGGGCGTGAGCAAGAGCGGCGCAACGCGGATCATCGACCGCCTCGAGAAGAAGGGGTACGTGGAGCGCGTACGGGACCTTCACGACGACGCGCGGTTCTGCTGCGTTCGTCTCCTGCCAGCGGGCGAGCGCCTCGTGGAACGGATCGAAGCGGAAACGATCCCGCAGCGCCAGGCGCTGCTCGCTGCCATCGATCCAAGTAGGCGGGCCGAGGTCCTCGATGCACTGCGCGTTCTTCAGCGAGCCGTGCAGGGCCTGCGGCCCACGTAA
- a CDS encoding TonB-dependent receptor plug domain-containing protein, whose protein sequence is MLALRPGLRRRTSLRGWPCPHVLAAALLVAPAVAAGEEDVRLGTVTVTADAEAPPPEPTVAEEPTGFGTVVETKDFAGQQIDVADLLLHAPGTRIHRAPGGATLRLRGSSSEQSLVLLDGIALNAAAGGGVDLRTIPAALLERITVLRGNEGARYGSGALGGAALLETRALRDEVGGSVRLSAGSFDSYAVDGAAWGGTGAATGLAAITYRDTSGAYEGLYDPTPEANPGDRTRRTVENNDATDLSALLKGRLDLGEGTVIHALALGSLGSRGLAGTYYFPDDHRRDEWRLLTALRIEGDPHADVRLFGGVELRHDEVAVWSDRPACGVLCQPFTDDAGKPWQIENVLLARTGAELAPTGWTLLHAEVALGSEWLRSPYHADRQRERVALSLGDELYLGSSVTVAPALRWEKVGKHEGLSPRIGVAWRPLEAIELRSNWGRTFRAPSLGELYFEQAGVKANPALDPESGWTVDGGAVLRLPRTLVQLTGFYSRIEDLILYELAGAMVSKPANFDDAEIRGGEVELSLQPLRQLTVGGSYSLAQTRNLRDAPHIWKKELPYRPAHRLHLRAVYRADGYEAFASASHQSEQFINRTNTFALPEATTVSAGAGVRLVSLPWTLWLSGQIDNAFDAPLVDQLGYPQAGRAFTLTLRAQSPEGGARSSMENNE, encoded by the coding sequence ATGCTGGCCCTTCGGCCCGGCCTCCGCAGGCGCACGAGCCTGCGCGGATGGCCCTGCCCTCATGTCCTCGCAGCGGCGCTCCTCGTCGCTCCCGCCGTCGCCGCCGGCGAGGAGGACGTGCGCCTGGGAACCGTGACGGTGACCGCCGACGCGGAGGCGCCGCCCCCCGAACCCACCGTCGCCGAGGAGCCCACCGGCTTCGGCACGGTGGTCGAGACGAAGGACTTCGCGGGGCAGCAGATCGATGTGGCGGATCTGCTCCTCCACGCGCCGGGCACGCGGATCCACCGGGCCCCTGGCGGCGCCACCCTGAGGCTCCGCGGCAGCTCGTCGGAGCAGTCGTTGGTGCTCCTCGACGGCATCGCCCTCAACGCCGCTGCGGGCGGCGGCGTCGACCTGCGCACCATTCCCGCAGCGCTCCTCGAGCGCATCACCGTGCTGCGCGGCAACGAGGGCGCCCGCTACGGCTCCGGCGCCCTGGGCGGCGCCGCCCTCCTCGAGACCCGCGCCCTGCGCGACGAGGTCGGCGGCTCGGTCCGACTCTCCGCCGGATCGTTCGATTCCTATGCGGTCGACGGCGCTGCCTGGGGCGGCACCGGCGCGGCGACGGGCTTGGCGGCGATCACGTACCGCGACACCAGCGGCGCCTACGAGGGGCTCTACGATCCCACCCCGGAGGCCAACCCCGGCGACAGGACCCGCCGCACCGTCGAGAACAACGACGCCACCGACCTGAGCGCCCTGCTCAAGGGCCGCCTCGATCTCGGCGAGGGAACCGTTATCCACGCCCTCGCCCTGGGGAGTCTCGGCAGCAGGGGGCTCGCCGGGACCTATTACTTCCCCGACGATCACCGCAGGGACGAGTGGCGCCTCCTCACCGCGCTTCGGATCGAGGGCGATCCCCACGCGGACGTGCGCCTCTTCGGCGGCGTCGAGCTGCGGCACGACGAGGTGGCGGTCTGGTCCGACCGCCCCGCCTGCGGCGTCCTCTGCCAGCCCTTCACCGACGACGCCGGCAAGCCCTGGCAGATCGAGAACGTGCTCCTCGCCCGCACCGGCGCCGAGCTGGCGCCCACCGGCTGGACGCTCCTCCACGCGGAGGTGGCGCTCGGCAGCGAGTGGCTGCGGAGCCCCTACCATGCCGATCGCCAGCGGGAGCGGGTCGCCCTCTCCCTCGGCGACGAGCTCTACCTCGGCAGCAGCGTCACCGTCGCGCCGGCGCTGCGCTGGGAGAAGGTGGGCAAGCACGAGGGTCTCTCGCCGCGGATCGGCGTGGCCTGGCGGCCCCTCGAGGCGATCGAGCTCCGCAGCAACTGGGGCCGCACCTTCCGGGCCCCGAGCCTGGGTGAGCTCTACTTCGAGCAGGCCGGCGTCAAGGCCAACCCCGCGCTCGATCCGGAGTCCGGCTGGACCGTGGACGGCGGCGCGGTGCTCCGGCTCCCCCGGACGCTGGTGCAGCTCACCGGCTTCTACTCGCGAATCGAGGACCTGATCCTCTACGAGCTGGCAGGGGCGATGGTGAGCAAGCCGGCCAACTTCGACGACGCCGAGATCCGCGGCGGCGAGGTGGAGCTCTCGCTGCAGCCGCTGCGGCAGCTCACCGTCGGCGGCAGCTACAGCCTCGCCCAGACCCGCAACCTCCGCGACGCGCCGCACATCTGGAAGAAGGAGCTGCCCTACCGCCCCGCGCACCGGCTCCACCTCCGAGCCGTCTACCGCGCGGACGGCTACGAGGCCTTCGCCTCGGCGAGCCACCAGTCGGAGCAGTTCATCAACCGCACCAACACGTTCGCGCTCCCCGAGGCCACCACCGTCTCGGCCGGCGCCGGCGTGCGCCTCGTCAGCCTTCCCTGGACCCTCTGGCTCTCCGGCCAGATCGACAACGCCTTCGACGCGCCGCTGGTGGATCAGCTGGGTTACCCCCAGGCCGGCAGGGCGTTCACGCTCACGCTTCGCGCCCAGTCGCCGGAGGGCGGCGCGCGCAGCAGCATGGAGAACAACGAATGA
- a CDS encoding MXAN_6577-like cysteine-rich protein, translating into MKTLVRLLPLLCIALLAGCDDGEPVCASDVYCDGQCTDVGLDKTNCGGCGNVCGTGLECVDGACVCAGGEALCGGSCVVVAQDERHCGGCDNTCGTAQLCTDGACTCTGDETACGTSCVDTQSDVRNCGACGTTCGTGEICEAGACVTGACTGLECDVEGTILCIDPMTDEDNCGACGTICGAGETCTDGACVFTCAEGIACEVAGSMQCVDDRTDEQNCGGCGVVCGGGTSCLGGVCAVGNLYAACFTDGSVVPLLKATNAVTSPKATGIDGPQSLALYGDDLLLAIGSLDQTLYVLDRATMRQVGSVVVGAAPNQVIVRGTKAYVVASGSNSISVVDLADPAAPRVSDAVALGENINPMSAAFDSAGTLWVSSWLADVVIPVDFSGAVGVKGDAVALELTGVEGKAYPAGVAVVRDVVYVALNNLDGEYAPAGNGRLGSYNPETGAKALIDLGSTCTNAGYLAADGDLLYVACTDSYWQGEVAILDTTTGTVTNRIATGGGPSQISLDPTAEGRFFVADAGGMGFFAVEADGTATKVDVCPVVEAGWEFNSDVLAAP; encoded by the coding sequence ATGAAGACGCTCGTGCGGCTGCTGCCGCTCCTCTGCATCGCCCTGCTCGCCGGCTGTGACGACGGCGAGCCCGTCTGCGCCTCGGACGTCTACTGCGACGGCCAGTGCACCGACGTCGGCCTCGACAAGACCAATTGCGGCGGCTGCGGCAACGTCTGCGGCACCGGCCTCGAGTGCGTCGACGGCGCCTGCGTCTGCGCCGGCGGCGAGGCGCTCTGCGGCGGCAGCTGCGTCGTCGTGGCCCAGGACGAGCGCCACTGCGGCGGCTGCGACAACACCTGCGGCACCGCCCAGCTCTGCACCGACGGCGCCTGCACCTGCACCGGCGACGAGACCGCCTGCGGCACATCGTGCGTCGACACGCAGAGCGACGTGCGCAACTGCGGCGCGTGCGGCACCACCTGCGGCACCGGCGAGATCTGCGAGGCGGGGGCCTGCGTAACCGGCGCCTGCACCGGCCTCGAATGCGACGTGGAGGGCACCATCCTCTGCATCGATCCCATGACCGACGAGGACAATTGCGGCGCCTGCGGCACCATCTGCGGCGCAGGCGAGACGTGCACCGACGGCGCCTGCGTCTTCACCTGCGCCGAGGGGATCGCCTGCGAGGTCGCAGGATCGATGCAGTGCGTGGACGATCGCACCGACGAGCAGAACTGCGGCGGCTGCGGCGTGGTCTGCGGCGGCGGCACCTCCTGCCTCGGCGGCGTCTGCGCCGTGGGCAACCTCTACGCCGCCTGCTTCACCGACGGCAGCGTCGTCCCCCTGCTCAAGGCGACCAACGCCGTCACCAGCCCGAAGGCCACCGGCATCGACGGCCCCCAGTCGCTGGCGCTCTACGGCGACGACCTCCTCCTCGCCATCGGCAGCCTCGACCAGACCCTCTACGTCCTCGATCGCGCCACCATGCGGCAGGTGGGCTCGGTCGTCGTGGGCGCTGCGCCCAACCAGGTGATCGTCCGCGGCACGAAGGCCTACGTGGTCGCCTCCGGCAGCAACAGCATCTCGGTGGTCGACCTCGCCGATCCCGCGGCGCCGCGGGTCTCCGACGCGGTGGCCCTCGGCGAGAACATCAACCCCATGTCCGCAGCCTTCGACAGCGCCGGCACCCTCTGGGTCTCCTCCTGGCTCGCCGACGTGGTGATCCCCGTCGACTTCTCCGGCGCCGTCGGCGTCAAGGGCGACGCGGTGGCGCTCGAGCTCACCGGCGTCGAGGGCAAGGCCTACCCCGCCGGCGTGGCGGTGGTGCGGGACGTGGTCTACGTGGCGCTCAACAACCTCGACGGCGAGTACGCCCCCGCGGGCAACGGCCGCCTCGGCAGCTACAACCCCGAGACCGGCGCGAAGGCGCTGATCGATCTCGGCAGCACCTGCACCAACGCCGGCTACCTGGCGGCAGACGGCGATCTGCTCTACGTCGCCTGCACCGACTCCTACTGGCAGGGCGAGGTGGCGATCCTCGACACCACCACCGGCACCGTGACCAACCGGATCGCCACCGGCGGCGGCCCCTCGCAGATCTCCCTCGATCCCACCGCCGAAGGCCGCTTCTTCGTCGCCGACGCCGGCGGCATGGGCTTCTTCGCGGTGGAGGCGGACGGCACCGCCACCAAGGTCGACGTCTGCCCCGTGGTCGAGGCAGGCTGGGAGTTCAACTCCGACGTCCTCGCCGCCCCGTGA
- a CDS encoding ABC transporter substrate-binding protein — protein sequence MRTLLALFAVLLCWSSPALAAAPHWLGSAPKGAAQRVVTLAPSLTEIVLDLGRGGALVGVSRYDDAPEVQGLQRVGGFLDPSPEAVLALAPDLVLVQPSPGNRGAVERLAQLGIPVLVLPLDTVAETLEAIRAVGKALGDAASGEALATRIRAAIESTRAAAAAGPQRKALLVYAWKPLVVAGPASFAHELLVAAGGENVAGTATGAYPTLSAEAALAAAPELVVDVTGGHGGGAPIPGLGARVRALRSPGLFRPGPRMVEALRELARLLGEEAPK from the coding sequence ATGCGCACGCTGCTCGCCCTCTTCGCCGTCCTCCTCTGCTGGTCGTCGCCCGCCCTCGCGGCGGCGCCCCACTGGCTGGGATCCGCGCCGAAGGGGGCGGCGCAGCGGGTGGTCACCCTGGCGCCCTCCCTCACCGAGATCGTCCTCGATCTCGGCAGGGGCGGCGCGCTGGTGGGCGTCTCGCGCTACGACGACGCCCCCGAGGTGCAGGGGCTGCAGCGGGTCGGGGGCTTTCTCGATCCCTCGCCCGAGGCGGTCCTCGCGCTGGCGCCGGATCTCGTCCTCGTCCAGCCGTCGCCCGGCAACCGCGGCGCGGTGGAGCGCCTCGCCCAGCTCGGGATCCCGGTGCTCGTGCTCCCGCTCGACACCGTCGCCGAGACCCTCGAGGCGATCCGCGCGGTGGGCAAGGCGCTGGGTGATGCTGCCAGTGGCGAGGCCCTCGCCACCCGGATCCGGGCGGCGATCGAGAGCACGCGCGCGGCGGCTGCGGCGGGCCCGCAGCGCAAGGCCCTCCTCGTCTACGCCTGGAAACCGCTGGTGGTGGCGGGGCCCGCCTCCTTCGCCCACGAGCTCCTCGTCGCCGCAGGCGGCGAGAACGTGGCCGGCACCGCAACCGGCGCCTACCCCACCCTCTCCGCCGAAGCGGCCCTCGCCGCAGCGCCGGAGCTGGTCGTCGACGTCACCGGGGGCCACGGCGGCGGCGCGCCGATCCCCGGCCTCGGCGCCAGGGTCCGCGCCCTGCGCTCGCCCGGCCTCTTCCGCCCCGGTCCCCGGATGGTGGAGGCGCTTCGCGAGCTGGCCCGGCTCCTCGGCGAGGAGGCGCCGAAATGA
- a CDS encoding FecCD family ABC transporter permease: protein MTSHADRLVAVAATPTVGRRFSMSRFATALGVLGALLLASILLAATVGAEPIDLLAAFSRPDSLDGRILFGLRMPRLLLAAIAGLGLSAAGAAYQGLLRNPLADPFVLGVSGGAALGGTLALVGGGLLALPALGGGAVAILSFVGAALATLLAFAAGRSNGRLDPTRTLLTGVIFNSFAAAVITLLKTVVSPEKAQELLFWLTGAIGYESYGTLALALAATVVSTAVLAAQGNALNLLALGDDGAASLGIDVPRVRASIFLASSLAVAVAVSLTGLVAFVGMLVPHLVRLLLGPDQRLLVPASALGGAAFLVLADTAARVLFVPLGTELPVGALTALAGGPFFLLLLRRSAG from the coding sequence ATGACCTCCCACGCCGATCGCCTGGTGGCGGTTGCAGCGACCCCGACCGTCGGGCGCCGCTTCTCGATGAGCCGCTTCGCCACCGCCCTCGGCGTGCTCGGCGCGCTCCTCCTCGCCTCGATCCTCCTCGCCGCCACGGTGGGCGCCGAGCCGATCGATCTGCTCGCCGCCTTCTCCCGTCCCGACTCCCTCGACGGGCGGATCCTCTTCGGCCTGCGCATGCCGCGGCTGCTCCTCGCCGCCATCGCCGGCCTCGGCCTCTCCGCTGCCGGCGCCGCCTACCAGGGGCTCCTGCGCAACCCGCTGGCCGATCCCTTCGTCCTCGGCGTCTCCGGCGGCGCCGCCCTGGGCGGCACCCTCGCCCTGGTCGGCGGCGGCCTGCTCGCCCTGCCTGCCCTGGGCGGCGGCGCGGTGGCGATCCTCTCCTTCGTGGGCGCCGCCCTCGCCACTCTCCTCGCCTTCGCCGCGGGGCGGAGCAACGGCAGGCTCGATCCCACCCGCACGCTCCTCACCGGCGTGATCTTCAACTCCTTCGCCGCCGCGGTGATCACCCTGCTCAAGACCGTGGTCTCGCCGGAGAAGGCGCAGGAACTCCTCTTCTGGCTCACCGGCGCGATCGGCTACGAGAGCTACGGGACCCTGGCCCTCGCCCTCGCCGCCACCGTCGTCTCCACCGCCGTGCTCGCAGCGCAGGGCAACGCCCTCAACCTCCTCGCCCTGGGCGACGACGGCGCCGCCTCGCTGGGGATCGACGTCCCCCGGGTCCGCGCCTCGATCTTCCTCGCCTCGTCGCTGGCGGTGGCGGTCGCCGTCTCCCTCACCGGCCTCGTCGCCTTCGTGGGCATGCTCGTTCCCCACCTGGTCCGGCTCCTCCTCGGCCCCGATCAGCGCCTCCTCGTTCCCGCCTCCGCCCTCGGCGGCGCCGCCTTCCTCGTCCTCGCCGACACCGCGGCGCGGGTCCTCTTCGTGCCCCTGGGGACGGAGCTTCCCGTCGGCGCGCTCACCGCCCTCGCCGGCGGGCCCTTCTTCCTGCTCCTGCTGCGCCGGTCGGCTGGTTGA
- a CDS encoding adenylate/guanylate cyclase domain-containing protein: protein MWQIVINGPGYLDTEYELPEGETLLGRGEENHIVLAGALVSRRHARLVVEGEGLLVADAGSRNGTLLNGMPLEAAARLDAGDRVEIGENRLRVQRVDALSAGTTVILRQEPSASLARLDSARSLDAAGALAKGPEVAALVLLYQVSEKLASAPSLERFLEEVADLVLELARARTVVVQLGAALAPAVVRHRGGLAAGEVPVSRSVVEECLRTRATLCVTDAAQDARFAGSESVVHYGVTEVICAPLLREGAVEGILYLTRDADDVALRQLVETIAALAHLAGAGIEQQRLRERAVAEEQRRQRLARFLGAGLAAELAADLDGGSHMEEREATLLFADISGFTPLTERLPAARVVELLDGFYRRMARVVFAHGGTVDKFIGDAVMAIFGAPRRGEDDAARALDAALSMRTAFDEMMAGWPEADRCSLRIGVNTGRVLAGTVGGEERLEYTAVGDAVNVAARLVGEASPGQIVAGSSTVRAAGPGFAVRSLGQRQLKGRSGMVEVAEIVGREVVP from the coding sequence ATGTGGCAGATCGTCATCAACGGCCCCGGCTACCTCGACACCGAATACGAGCTGCCGGAAGGCGAGACCCTGCTCGGGCGCGGCGAGGAGAACCACATCGTCCTCGCGGGCGCCCTCGTCTCCCGCCGGCACGCCAGGCTGGTGGTGGAGGGGGAGGGGCTGCTCGTCGCCGACGCCGGATCCCGCAACGGCACCCTGCTGAACGGCATGCCCCTGGAGGCAGCAGCGCGGCTCGACGCCGGCGACCGGGTCGAGATCGGCGAGAACCGCCTCCGGGTGCAGCGGGTCGACGCCCTCTCCGCCGGCACCACGGTGATCCTCCGGCAGGAACCCTCGGCCTCGCTGGCCCGCCTCGACAGCGCCCGCTCCCTGGACGCCGCAGGGGCCCTGGCGAAGGGCCCCGAGGTGGCGGCGCTGGTGCTGCTCTACCAGGTCTCCGAGAAGCTCGCCTCGGCGCCGTCGCTGGAGCGCTTCCTCGAGGAGGTGGCGGATCTCGTCCTCGAGCTGGCCCGGGCCCGCACCGTGGTGGTCCAGCTCGGCGCGGCGCTCGCGCCTGCGGTGGTGCGCCACCGGGGCGGCCTCGCAGCAGGCGAGGTGCCCGTCTCCCGCAGCGTGGTGGAGGAATGCCTGCGCACCCGCGCCACCCTCTGCGTCACCGACGCGGCCCAGGACGCGCGCTTCGCCGGCAGCGAGAGCGTGGTCCACTACGGGGTCACCGAGGTGATCTGCGCGCCGCTCCTGCGCGAGGGGGCGGTGGAGGGGATCCTCTACCTGACCCGCGACGCCGACGACGTGGCGCTGCGCCAGCTGGTGGAGACCATCGCCGCGCTGGCCCACCTCGCCGGCGCCGGGATCGAGCAGCAGCGGCTCCGGGAACGGGCGGTGGCGGAGGAGCAGCGGCGGCAGCGGCTCGCCCGCTTCCTCGGCGCCGGCCTCGCTGCGGAGCTGGCGGCGGATCTCGACGGCGGGTCGCATATGGAGGAGCGCGAGGCGACGCTCCTCTTCGCCGACATCTCCGGCTTCACCCCGCTCACCGAGAGGCTCCCTGCGGCGCGGGTGGTCGAGCTCCTCGACGGCTTCTACCGGCGGATGGCCCGGGTGGTCTTCGCCCACGGCGGCACCGTCGACAAATTCATCGGCGACGCGGTGATGGCGATCTTCGGCGCGCCGCGCCGGGGCGAGGACGACGCAGCCCGGGCCCTCGACGCGGCGCTTTCGATGCGCACGGCCTTCGACGAGATGATGGCGGGATGGCCCGAGGCCGATCGCTGCAGCCTGCGCATCGGCGTGAACACGGGCAGGGTCCTCGCCGGCACCGTTGGCGGCGAGGAGCGTCTCGAGTACACCGCGGTGGGCGATGCGGTGAACGTCGCCGCGCGGCTGGTGGGCGAGGCTTCGCCGGGGCAGATCGTCGCGGGCAGCTCCACCGTCCGCGCGGCGGGCCCGGGCTTCGCGGTGCGCAGCCTCGGGCAGCGGCAGCTCAAGGGACGGAGCGGGATGGTCGAGGTGGCGGAGATCGTCGGCCGGGAGGTGGTGCCGTGA